The nucleotide sequence GACATGGCGTTGTGAGAAGTGTGACAAATCTGTGGAAGAATGTGACTACAGGTATATATTGCAGATCCAGTTACAGGACCATACTGGTCTAACCTGGGCCACAGCATTCCAGGAAGCTGGTGAGGAGATAATCGGAATATCTGCGAAAGATTTGTATTATATCAAGTATGAACATCAGGAGGAGGAGAAATTCGAAGACATCATCCGCAGTGTTACTTTCTCCAAGTACATTTTCAAGTTgaagattaaagaagaaacttaTAGCGACGAGCAACGGGTTAAAGCAACTGTTGTGAAAGCTGAAAAGATTAACTATTCTTCAGATACTAGGTTCATGCTAGAGGCAATGGATAAACTCAGGACAGGAGATGCAAATTCTCTCCCTGTAAAGCTAGAGAGTTCCAACTACAGGTCTGATGCATTGAACTCCGGTATTGGAACCTCGGGAACTAGAGATACCGCATCAGTGGACGCACGTAGAGAATTTGGATTACCTGCAGCAAACCAAGTGGGTCAATATGGAAATCAGTATGCAGGGCCTATCAGCGGTATTACTAGCTGTAACGCTTGTGGTAGCAATGGTCATGTTTCTGCAAACTGCCCAAGTCTTATGAGCGAGCCACAAGGACAATACACACAAGGAAGATACACAGGAGGTGGCACGCCAAGGCAACATGTTGGCGGCTATTGAAAACCTCTAGTGACTATTTCACATCATGGTCATCATCATCTAGATACAAAGGTACTAAGGTCAGAGGCTGTTTTGACCGGTTAAGTTTACTCATCTACATTAGATGTTTGAGTTCCGCTTTGTGGGTCTTATTAgtctatttgttttttctctgtttgcCAATTGAACACTTGAAGATGTTGGTGCTAATGggtcttttgtgtttttgttttctttgtataaatctctttaatattttagatatgGTAACGTTTCTGTCATCAATATCAGATTCAAATAAAGTCGATAAGTTTTTGTAAGAGAGGCTACAGAGGGAATTATTAACCTTTTATTTAGACCCATATAAAGGGATAAAACGACAcaattgttttggtttacaCAATTCACTGAATTACAAAAACCTTCCCCCACACACAAATATCCAATCCTCACGTAATAGTCtgtagtttttgaaatcaataagACCAATCTCTCAATAACAGAGTCCAGTTGATTTAGCAGATTCTCCAACATTTACATTGTAATAAACCCCTTTCACTCCCTCTCTTGTACCACAATGTCCCCCAGAAAAGCCTGAGTCGCTAGGGCTCTGGTTGTATCCAGGAACCGTAGTAACAGAAGCCGTTTCAGCAACTGTTTTCACAGCTGCCGCTTTGAGACGGTATCGTTCAGCTCTTGACCCAATCACCTGTCCCAAAATCGAAGCTCCAATGGTCAAAGCCATAGCTGCTTTTGGCATCAGCACAGATTTCCTGAGCATTGCTATAAAAGGCACAGCAGCATGGACAGCCAAAAACCATGAAGGCGAAAACTTCTTCGTGTGTTCTCTCCATACACCAAGAGGCACATTTGCAGCCATTCCCATGAGAGCGATTGCAAGCATCTTTTCAGGTAAAGGCTGAGGACGAAGACTTTTAACCAAAGCAGTCTTCGAAAGTGCAGCTCTTGCAGCTACTATAGGAGCTGGACATCTATATTTCATACCAGCTGGTGGCTTTAATGCTTTCGCTACAAGAGGCATGACTTTGCTTGCAGCTCTAAAAGATTTTGCGATAGGACAATTCCCGGTTTTTAACCAATCGTCTCCAACTGCCTCATGTTTCGACGAGTCCCCCCCAGACTACAAAaagcaagcaagcaaaaaaaatatcagaaacaGTAAATCCTTGTAAATTCTAAAGTCTTTTTTACAAATCTATCAAAATCTACCTGTTGGTTATTGGAAGGTTTAGGTTTCTTCTGTTGTTTCTTCCATTTCTCAGAGAAAGGACCAAAGCCAAAAGGCCCTCCAGGACCAAAAGCTGATAGGCTTATAGTAGCTACCTTCCCCGCAAGTGGGTTGAATTGCAGAGGAGCAGGACGAGCCTCTTGTTCGACATCATCCACGAAACTCGAATGCCCAGAAAGCGGCACAAGACCATCTTTTCCATGGAAGAGCTTGAACGCTGAATCAAAACAAGGACCATCTTCAAAAATCGGACCTTTACTACCTCCTTGCACCTGCTGTCAAAGGAAACATAAAAACTTCATCACCAGCGAACCAAAgaccattaaattttttttcattattatgaaaggtaagaatttttttcatttaccgGAAATGGAAAACTTAAGGAGGTGAAGGACAAATTGGTAGGCTTGTTGATGTTTCTGAGGAAAGGGCATTTCTGGATCATGCTTTCAGCAACAAAGGGACATTGTGATGATGATTCTTGATCCATTGAAATATCCTTTTTAGCTTTTGAGCAAATAAGCCTGAGAAATTGAAATTGGttcagaaaaaaacataaaaaaattaatgatcaATCGaacaaaaatctctaaaattgattcaagaacaaaaagaatCCAACAAAACTCTAAATCAGCACTCAAATCAAACCTAAAACTAGTTCCGAGTTCAAATTTTCGGGTAAATtagatttgggggaaaaaaaaaaaatcccagaaACCAAAAGCTACCCTAAAATTAAATCCACTACGAATCAAATACCACCATGGAACCCTAAATTCGAATCGAAAATAACAATTCTAATGAAAAATAACAATTCTGCAAATCTCTCGTCTCGATCTATTTTGTTacagattgaaaaaaaaaaaaaaaaatgaatcatgTGAAGCATATAGAGAAGAGATTTGTTTcgaatagaggaaaaaaattacGAACGAAacgagaagaaacaaaaaaaaatcgaagagAGAACCAATCACCTGAGAAGTTTCGCCGGAAAATGAATTTGCAGAGTaagctttagatttttttggacGAAAACGTGTGGTGAGCACAGACGTGTGTTTACGACTTTGTACCGAGAGTTACCGGTTGGATCGGTAAACCGTGATTCTGTTCCTTTGAAATAACCGGTGATTGCCGGTTTAGTTGACCTTTGTAGTGTATTGTTGTAGCACGTGGTTTGTATTCGGTGGTGGAGAAACCAAACCACGAAGACTATTTTGGTTGCTGGAGAATTGATCTCTTGCCGTTTATCGTCACGAATGATATGATCCAACGGTCGAGATTTAAGCTTGAGTGGTTGGTTGTTGATTTAACGTAGACTTGTTGTATACtgaatgtaaaatttgtttcaactgttattaaaaaatagaagtaGAAATTTATGTGTTATATATACTAGTGTTGTTGTAATCCAATTCCATCTATGATTGGGACCAAACAAACAAtagttattttaattatatcgatttattgacaaaaaaataaaatctatacaATAAAAGTAGAATGTTTCTCTCCAGGGCTTGACACCTCAGCTTCTGTATTGAAGCAGAGagtgacacatcagttaaaatgaATATCCAAtgaaattataacaaataatacagCTAAGCTTTTTCTTAGCTAGGTGGATAAAGGAACTAAATATGGAGAAACGAAAAAATAAAGACGAGACGAAAGGGTTAGACTACAGAACGGTGAAGGTGAAATTGCAATCACATTCAATAGttttctcaatctcttttaGATTCAATTTTGTCAGCTCTGTTGATTGAGAACTATTCTATTCAAAGTTAGACTAGAGATAATCTATTTTTCTCTAAAGTTTTGTTATCATTGTTTTGAAGATTTCCATAATCGATTTTTAAATCTACTCTATGTGAGTTTGTTGCAGGTGAAGATGATAACTCCAGCAGTGAAGACTGGTTTGTTCGTTGGGTTGAACAAAGGACATGTCGTCACCAGATTTCTCGCAAAGGGGTATTATTCTAACTCTCCTTCTGATTAAAACGGACATGATTTTGTATGCAATGGTTCTTTCTTCAGGATGCACAATTTCTAATCACAAGAGGATTTGAGataatttttcatgttttcGACTTGAATCTcatgtctttcttctcttgaatAGGCTGTGGGTTGTGAGGACTGGTAAAATTGTGCATACATTAGAAACCAAGTCTCTTGTCACCAGTGATGAAGTGAGTCAAGATGGATGGTATATAACAACTCCCGATGGGTCAACTGTTAAATTCTGGGATGCGAATCAGTAAACTTCTCGCTTCAGGAAATTGGATTTATGTGCCTTCTCttgaaaaaacaatattttgttggGAGAAGTAGGCTTGAGAATGGACCTGTGAGGTTTTACTAGCGGACAAGGTTATTACCGAAACTAAATACATTATTGGTCGTCTACAAGGGTTATGGTGTGGGTGAAGAAGGGTAACAACGACGGAGGATGACTATAATGTCTGAAAATAGTGTCTGAATTATCATTTAAAGGTTGGAACTCTGGATCATTTGCTTTGAGGATGACTATAATGAAGGTTTGTCTTCTTGTTCCatgtaaaagataaaaattacaTGTATGACATTAGTCTGAATTATATACACGTTGTCTGTGACTATAAAATTGAATaggattttcaatttttatatatatttttaaaaaattcctTATTTGTGGcatatttaaaattaagttcaaaataaatttgtatatttagaaAGTAACATCATAAATTTTATCATAAatccatagttttttttcttatacataGTTATCGAAAAACAGTTGTAGATAATTTCACTCTCCAGGAAAATTGATTGTTAGTCTATACTAGGTTGAAGAAATCTGCGCTACGCGGCAgattggttttttaattttatgttctgttatatatttttgttttgttttattcaatttcATAATTTAGGATAAATTGTTTGGAGTCAAGTTtcataaattttgataattccAATGCtaattttgtgttgttattgtCCTCTTTTTTGGGGTTATTTGGTTTATGTAGTTGATGGATTGATTGACAAGAAAacgtaaataatattttagtttataattttataaaaaaaatgtagcaaaaaataatataaaaaataaaataaaaactaaaaaccaaaatattatcaaCAAACACGGataaaatctttattaaaaatctaattaaaactTCTTtgaatatacttttattttttaaatatacattaatttttttgtttttatgaaaacTGAACATTTTGGATTCTCTGTATTTTCCAAAATCTTCAGTattgttttagacttttagtaaGAGAAGAATagcattttgaaaaaaataaaataaaaacaaaacatatttttaaggtaataaaatgaaaatatattcagaaacaaaatatattaaattaaaaactcaagcTAATAACAAACATAACTAAATTAGTATTGAAATTATGAAAAACTTATGAAACTTAATTCCaaacaacatatattaaattatgaaataaaaaacaaaacaataaaataaaataaaaaaactaaccgCAGCGTAGTGCGGGTTCTAACctagttatattaattttgttttagatagagataagagaagaaatatatttatatatcattccaatgaatgaaaattttatataggATTAGAAAGAGATGATTTTGCTCGATGACAAAGTAAATCTAGTTTACAAGTAATTCTAAAAACTTCTGGAAGATATTTTCTATCAAACTTCTTCACTTACATCTACTTTCAATTCTCTCTATACTTTCataagttttttgcttatgtggaTGTGGGTGCTAATAACCTATTTTATAATGGGTATCCATATATTGTTTATAACATTCTCTTttggatggtttttttttttttgacaaactttCTTTTGGATgtctatttataataaaataactcaGAATGCGCTGGaaatgctgcctcattaaaattCTTACCATAAAATTCAATAGAAAAAATCATGATCaaggaaaaagagtgcagcgcgcAACTACTCCTCTTGGTGAGTACACATGTTGAGATTTTCGAGAAGATGTAATCCGAGATGATAAACCAACTTTTTGCAAGTAGCAGTAGGTAGTGCCTTGGTGAATAAgtgatgttcatataatttACCATGTTtccccttagtttattcacatcttttgcatcttttgctatccatttaggtcattattgtgtagctttagcactaatcatgcattagagtttagttgcattgcatttgtatcttttcatgcatattcaggtgattttggagcttaaggagcatggaagcaatgctgagggaAAGTGAGCCAATCATgaaggaaaagcaagagagttaaggctgaagaaccaaggtccagagtccaactcgaccgcacactcgaccagacactcgaccgtgtgctgaggaggactcgaccgagtggagaatgcacgagagaagccagctcgacctgccactcgaccgagcacaggtcgagttgaccgagccgttgactattttgtcttttagtgtttttagggcttccacctcctctcctatataaagccttgtacctgcagccaccaaggtGTGCAACCTTTTTAGAgagtcagaaacctagtttttactttttaaggaATTATTCCCtttgcctttttattttcttagattttgtaccctttttaagaaaactcttagattcttcaatattgttggttccataactttcaatatattaagaatttgggtttgattcctTTTGCAACATTGTAGATCTTgttcttatctttcatttgatgcaagtttcgagattttctgggtttatgactttgatgttcatcatgtgttcatGTGAGtagtgcttaggatcttgaggatgggttaggctgggctgtgtttgaggtttgtttgctttggtcaagcttgattgtggtagaatctcttctaggctagatgttcttaatgctaatcctgaactgagaggttagggtttgatttcaagcatcttagcatcacaccaatgtttaaggagcatagataaggctagatctagagcttaccattaggcttgctaagagattagaggtcttgtttggtatgagatgtattgcttaatgcctgcttgtgtagattctttactttgtgagaacaagtctagagatgcataggtttgattgattcttgccatgagagtggaagaaacttgtcttagatttatatgtctagagattagctcaaagctttgcttgagatttgttggccaAAGTGTGATAACCTCATTCATTAgtctagcccatgaatccctcctcaaggccttctttgtttattgatttttaagtcttaatcctgttgcttgcttgttgtttgattcgtttttgcattgctctgtttttattgtgttgctctgtttcccggatttatctagctcgaccctgcactcgatctacactcgatcgagtgctagctcgagttcatccccagaactcttgtttatgatttgtagttgttcTGTCTTGTCTCTAGtatcattctatttgcatttctgtttcatttactcattgtcctgttcattattgtcttgcattagttcattagcatagtttctatttatGTTCTTGGTTCATAACTACTGCAATCATTCTGttctatttgcatttagctcttagttcttttagtttactttctgcattttactttttcatcttaggattgttagtgacaaacaatctttacatttggcttaacttagattcatatacatatcttaattgttcacaaacactcatttaggattgacacctcttatactgcaactgcataaggggaattgaaacacccatccattcattaatatctcaccattgcatacattcatcatcattcacccaCACAAAAAAgattcttgtttcaatttggcgccgttgcccatttgagtgtgtttttgtgacatttaggatccatattagtctaaaatttaagttcgtttatacacttgtgaagttgctggactcgaatcttctgtttctgggttgaagttgaatttcaggtaccactcgaccagccactcgaccaccactcgaccgagcagtgatcgagcacctgatcgagtcagaagccgtgTACATTTGGAtaccacttcccagtcgactcaaCCACCCACATGAGCCTGAGCTCAATTGtgaacctgttcgagtctgtactcgcgtttgttgatgcacacaaggtctaaggggaaagacaatcttcaaaggcctattgacaacatccataggaagcaaaagggtttgggaaatcagagaagaagggtagttcaagttcagcaagaggatccagtgatcatggagcaacaagctaaccatgagcagagacctaggcacattggtgctggagatgcacccaacacccacaaccaaagggctggtattgtgcctccaacagtgccaaacaacaactttgagatcaaaagtggattgatctccatgattcaagccaacaagttccatgggttgccaatggaggatccactagatcatcttgatgagtttgacagaatctgtggtcttacaaagatcaatggagtgagtgaagatggattcaagttgaggctcttcccattctcacttggagataaggcacacctttgggagaagactcttcctactggagcaataaccacatgggatgcttgcaagaaggctttcttggcaaaaaatttctcaaatgcaaggactgctagattgaggaatgaaatttctgggtttgctcaaagaaacaataaaagcttttgtgaagcttgggagaggtttaaaggattccagactcaatgtcctcatcatggcttcagcaatgagtcactcttgagtacattgtatagaggagtgcttcccaagatcaggatgcttcttgacacagcttctaatggcaacttcctcaacaagaatgtggaagaaggctgggagttagttgagaatcttgctcagtcagatggcaactataatgaggactatgacagaaccataaggtcatcatcaactgatcaagaggacaagtacaagaaggacttgaagatggtcaatgagaagcttgacaagatccttcttagccaacaaaagtctattcacttcattggtgaagaagaggttccagttcaagagggggagactgaatttgctgagctctgttacatgcaaaaccagggtggattcaaaggctacaaccaaggagggttcaagaacaacaacctctcctataggagcaccaatgtagctaatccacaagaccaagtgtatccacctcaacagcctcaacagcaacaaaactatgtccccaaacaacaacatcaagtgttccagcctcagttgtgtcccccaccagggtttcagactaaccaaggccaagaacaagacttaagagctatgatgcaacagttgttgattgggcaaacacaaggaaagattgaggaagccaagcagtttgctgagttgaatcaaaggctcacatcccagtataatgaccttaacatgaagtttgaaggtctcaactctagagtgaagtatatggagagcaacattgcctctacttctgctcctaaacccaaccaactccctggaaaagctgttcaaaatccaagggagttcactgcaaaagccatccatatctctgatgaggaagtcactgaggacagtgatgttcaagatggggaggattggtcagttattgaagctttgagtgaagtttgtgcagagaaatctgaatccgccattgcactcgaccaggtactcgagccagcactcgaccgagtgcctgatcgagtggtcgatcgagctgaaggatCAGGAGCTGTTaaacctgctaagtacattcctcctgcctacaaaccacctctaccattcccaggacgtttcaaagcacagaggatcaaggaattaagggaaataattgagaaaaaggagatgttggctaagcaacaagaggatgagaaagctttgaaggaagaggttgtggttgagaaacaagaggaagtgatggctattcaagagatcatcattgcttaccaagaagaggagagaggacctcccttggaacagtatgaaccttatcctctctatagagattttttgcttgatttgtcaaagaaaaaggctcaagctcaagatgagacggatcttgagaaccttggaggagtgatcatcccaattaagcttaaggatccaggaccattctatctgccttgcacaatcagttacctccactacaaccaatgcctttgtgatttgggagcttcaactagtgtgatgccatacttcatagctcaaaagcttgggagaactgatttcataTCCACTAACCTCcatgtatgcctagctgatgggtcaaacagagaagtagttggaaggttggagaatgtcccactcaagatagggaaggcaagggttcatacaTATTTTNNNNNNNNNNNNNNNNNNNNNNNNNNNNNNNNNNNNNNNNNNNNNNNNNNNNNNNNNNNNNNNNNNNNNNNNNNNNNNNNNNNNNNNNNNNNNNNNNNNNNNNNNNNNNNNNNNNNNNNNNNNNNNNNNNNNNNNNNNNNNNNNNNNNNNNNNNNNNNNNNNNNNNNNNNNNNNNNNNNNNNNNNNNNNNNNNNNNNNNNNNNNNNNNNNNNNNNNNNNNNNNNNNNNNNNNNNNNNNNNNNNNNNNNNNNNNNNNNNNNNNNNNNNNNNNNNNNNNNNNNNNNNNNNNNNNNNNNNNNNNNNNNNNNNNNNNNNNNNNNNNNNNNNNNNNNNNNNNNNNNNNNNNNNNNNNNNNNNNNNNNNNNNNNNNNNNNNNNNNNNNNNNNNNNNNNNNNNNNNNNNNNNNNNNNNNNNNNNNNNNNNNNNNNNNNNNNNNNNNNNNNNNNNNNNNNNNNNNNNNNNNNNNNNNNNNNNNNNNNNNNNNNNNNNNNNNNNNNNNNNNNNNNNNNNNNNNNNNNNNNNNNNNNNNNNNNNNNNNNNNNNNNNNNNNNNNNNNNNNNNNNNNNNNNNNNNNNNNNNNNNNNNNNNNNNNNNNNNNNNNNNNNNNNNNNNNNNNNNNNNNNNNNNNNNNNNNNNNNNNNNNNNNNNNNNNNNNNNNNNNNNNNNNNNNNNNNNNNNNNNNNNNNNNNNNNNNNNNNNNNNNNNNNNNNNNNNNNNNNNNNNNNNNNNNNNNNNNNNNNNNNNNNNNNNNNNNNNNNNNNNNNNNNNNNNNNNNNNNNNNNNNNNNNNNNNNNNNNNNNNNNNNNNNNNNNNNNNNNNNNNNNNNNNNNNNNNNNNNNNNNNNNNNNNNNNNNNNNNNNNNNNNNNNNNNNNNNNNNNNNNNNNNNNNNNNNNNNNNNNNNNNNNNNNNNNNNNNNNNNNNNNNNNNNNNNNNNNNNNNNNNNNNNNNNNNNNNNNNNNNNNNNNNNNNNNNNNNNNNNNNNNNNNNNNNNNNNNNNNNNNNNNNNNNNNNNNNNNNNNNNNNNNNNNNNNNNNNNNNNNNNNNNNNNNNNNNNNNNNNNNNNNNNNNNNNNNNNNNNNNNNNNNNNNNNNNNNNNNNNNNNNNNNNNNNNNNNNNNNNNNNNNNNNNNNNNNNNNNNNNNNNNNNNNNNNNNNNNNNNNNNNNNNNNNNNNNNNNNNNNNNNNNNNNNNNNNNNNNNNNNNNNNNNNNNNNNNNNNNNNNNNNNNNNNNNNNNNNNNNNNNNNNNNNNNNNNNNNNNNNNNNNNNNNNNNNNNNNNNNNNNNNNNNNNNNNNNNNNNNNNNNNNNNNNNNNNNNNNNNNNNNNNNNNNNNNNNNNNNNNNNNNNNNNNNNNNNNNNNNNNNNNNNNNNNNNNNNNNNNNNNNNNNNNNNNNNNNNNNNNNNNNNNNNNNNNNNNNNNNNNNNNNNNNNNNNNNNNNNNNNNNNNNNNNNNNNNNNNNNNNNNNNNNNNNNNNNNNNNNNNNNNNNNNNNNNNNNNNNNNNNNNNNNNNNNNNNNNNNNNNNNNNNNNNNNNNNNNNNNNNNNNNNNNNNNNNNNNNNNNNNNNNNNNNNNNNNNNNNNNNNNNNNNNNNNNNNNNNNNNNNNNNNNNNNNNNNNNNNNNNNNNNNNNNNNNNNNgtcaccaacaagaccccaactactcctatgacagcatgcagatggatgtggacaacttcttccacaatccctaaggtaccaccatcaccttcacttgtaaatatcattgcatttcatattttgtttagttctcttagtcttgaatcctcaatcaaatttctttcacacaagggactgtgtgatttaagtttgggggagggtttgagatagcatttgacattgtgtttggtgttcttatttcaaatttttagcatcttcatattagtatttgcataagcatctaaggcatagaaaaatcctaaaaatttgaaattttt is from Camelina sativa cultivar DH55 chromosome 20, Cs, whole genome shotgun sequence and encodes:
- the LOC104771764 gene encoding uncharacterized protein LOC104771764, which gives rise to MDQESSSQCPFVAESMIQKCPFLRNINKPTNLSFTSLSFPFPVQGGSKGPIFEDGPCFDSAFKLFHGKDGLVPLSGHSSFVDDVEQEARPAPLQFNPLAGKVATISLSAFGPGGPFGFGPFSEKWKKQQKKPKPSNNQQSGGDSSKHEAVGDDWLKTGNCPIAKSFRAASKVMPLVAKALKPPAGMKYRCPAPIVAARAALSKTALVKSLRPQPLPEKMLAIALMGMAANVPLGVWREHTKKFSPSWFLAVHAAVPFIAMLRKSVLMPKAAMALTIGASILGQVIGSRAERYRLKAAAVKTVAETASVTTVPGYNQSPSDSGFSGGHCGTREGVKGVYYNVNVGESAKSTGLCY